In one window of Rhizobium oryzihabitans DNA:
- a CDS encoding phage late control D family protein, protein MKPRVEVSIDGVPVAGHFYERLISLTVTDEEGMKSDTVDIELNDGPPNFLAIPRKGAIISVKMGFGDDLVPKGVFTADKVNVDCLPYKMSISGKAADLRSGKLKERQERSWDKAKLGDILSRIASESGLTPAIDDDLADFEYEWLAQQDESNINFLRRLAERHNGLFAVKQKRLIFTRLGSGLSASGAPLGSIILTPEKIKVGSLKVEINDRTKYSKVVAYYQDSDKAERVEIDADADADGDSVYRLPEPYASPAEADKAAQAKAKELQRGEGSVSVTVIGDAGIDAGLPLLFADVRPGVDGVPYIIKTAKTAYTKTGALEVAVSGRLYDGKSATEKSAGTESSSSSAAPDAAKATGKVAPNSAPGTPATPSSFLTPRRFGRTDEN, encoded by the coding sequence CGAAGAGGGCATGAAGTCCGATACGGTGGATATCGAACTTAATGACGGACCGCCGAACTTTCTGGCGATCCCGCGTAAGGGTGCCATCATCTCGGTCAAGATGGGTTTCGGTGATGATCTGGTGCCGAAAGGTGTCTTCACCGCCGACAAAGTCAACGTTGATTGCCTGCCCTATAAAATGTCTATCTCTGGCAAAGCTGCGGACCTGCGCAGCGGAAAGCTGAAAGAGCGGCAGGAACGGTCATGGGATAAAGCGAAGCTCGGCGATATCCTGTCTCGCATCGCCAGCGAAAGCGGGCTGACGCCTGCCATTGATGACGATCTTGCGGACTTCGAATATGAATGGCTGGCGCAACAGGACGAAAGCAATATCAATTTCCTGCGGCGGCTTGCGGAGCGGCATAACGGCCTCTTCGCCGTCAAGCAAAAGCGCCTGATTTTCACGCGGCTCGGTTCTGGTTTGTCTGCGTCCGGCGCGCCGCTCGGCTCCATCATCCTGACGCCTGAGAAAATCAAGGTCGGGAGCCTGAAAGTCGAAATCAACGACCGCACGAAATATAGCAAGGTCGTGGCCTACTATCAGGATTCCGACAAGGCTGAACGGGTGGAAATCGACGCCGATGCGGATGCTGACGGCGACAGCGTTTATCGTTTGCCGGAACCTTATGCATCGCCCGCCGAAGCCGATAAGGCGGCGCAGGCCAAGGCCAAGGAATTGCAGCGCGGCGAAGGTTCGGTGTCTGTCACCGTGATCGGCGATGCAGGTATTGATGCAGGCTTGCCATTGTTGTTCGCCGATGTTCGGCCCGGCGTTGACGGCGTGCCGTACATTATCAAGACGGCCAAAACGGCCTACACCAAAACCGGCGCTCTTGAAGTGGCGGTTTCGGGCAGGCTCTACGATGGCAAATCAGCAACCGAGAAATCGGCCGGCACGGAAAGCAGCAGTTCCAGCGCCGCCCCGGATGCTGCGAAAGCGACCGGTAAGGTTGCCCCGAACAGTGCGCCCGGCACCCCGGCCACGCCTTCCTCTTTCCTGACCCCGCGCCGCTTCGGGCGGACAGACGAGAACTAG